One segment of Nostoc sp. UHCC 0302 DNA contains the following:
- a CDS encoding WGR domain-containing protein — translation MEIYLVYVDAANNSNKFWSAKVEGSQLTVQWGRVGYNAQTKIHSFNSHQQAVSKYYNLLAEKKTKGYRESQPQIATSDVYEIERAIGLLNGLRSYVVNRNFDEHYIQMLNQYLKIVPTPLGMQIDPYTIYRTVADVDHQRELLKSLLTTPAPQVAAVAVATTTEPTEEPKVVSLKTISKNFWRHL, via the coding sequence ATGGAAATATATCTTGTTTATGTTGACGCTGCCAACAACAGCAACAAATTCTGGTCAGCTAAGGTTGAAGGTAGTCAGTTAACAGTTCAGTGGGGACGAGTCGGCTACAACGCTCAAACCAAAATTCATTCCTTTAATAGCCATCAACAAGCTGTTTCTAAATACTACAATCTCTTAGCCGAGAAGAAAACGAAAGGCTACCGCGAAAGTCAGCCACAAATAGCTACAAGTGATGTTTACGAAATTGAAAGAGCTATTGGATTGCTTAATGGGTTGCGCTCTTATGTTGTTAATAGGAATTTTGATGAGCATTATATTCAAATGCTGAATCAATACTTAAAAATTGTACCCACACCATTAGGGATGCAAATTGATCCCTACACAATATACCGCACTGTTGCAGATGTGGATCATCAGCGAGAGTTACTCAAATCACTGCTAACGACACCTGCACCACAAGTTGCTGCGGTTGCTGTTGCTACTACTACTGAACCAACTGAAGAACCCAAGGTTGTCAGTCTCAAGACCATCAGCAAGAACTTCTGGCGGCATTTGTAA
- a CDS encoding helix-turn-helix transcriptional regulator: MNQALIKWRLKEVMARHNVKARDLAAEMGVSANSVSNLRNARTMPRLDGEILNNLCESLNRLAQDLEGEITPSDLIGYVRGPNPVIDENFEIKGAKAPTQQKKSRVASSETEKENSLLSTAA; encoded by the coding sequence ATGAATCAAGCCTTGATTAAGTGGAGATTAAAGGAAGTAATGGCAAGGCATAACGTTAAAGCCCGTGACCTTGCTGCTGAAATGGGGGTCAGCGCTAACTCCGTATCAAACTTACGGAATGCTAGGACTATGCCACGGTTAGACGGGGAAATTTTGAATAATCTGTGTGAATCCTTAAATAGACTTGCACAAGATTTGGAAGGAGAGATTACCCCATCTGACTTAATTGGCTACGTTCGAGGGCCAAACCCCGTCATTGATGAGAATTTTGAAATCAAAGGAGCCAAAGCACCAACCCAGCAAAAAAAATCTCGTGTAGCGAGTTCTGAAACCGAAAAAGAAAATTCTCTGTTATCAACTGCTGCATAG
- a CDS encoding sulfotransferase: MQVTQPKLHFISGLPRSGSTLLGALLRQNPRFHASMSSPVGGLVISMLEAMSADNEFSVFITKEQKQALTRTIFSTYYQPQADKAVIFDTNRLWCSKLPLIHELFPDAKVICCVRNVAWIMDSVERLIRKNAFDVSRLFNNSGERSTVYTRTEALSQSGRLVGFAYNALKEAFYSEYSESLLLVDYDILSQAPDKTLSLIYQFLGESPFEHDFTNVEYEANEFDRRLNTEGLHQVRSKVEFQPRATILPPDLFAQYESLSFWETPTSSSLANVIVAQPQIPLAPQSDTELFDSLNGSKSKKSTKQKR, encoded by the coding sequence ATCCAAGTGACACAACCTAAACTACACTTTATCTCTGGATTACCCCGTTCCGGTTCCACCTTACTCGGAGCTTTGCTGCGACAAAATCCCCGCTTTCACGCCAGTATGAGCAGTCCTGTTGGGGGTCTAGTCATCAGTATGCTGGAAGCCATGAGTGCAGATAATGAGTTTTCAGTTTTTATTACAAAAGAACAAAAACAAGCTTTAACTAGAACGATTTTTTCAACTTACTATCAGCCGCAAGCAGACAAAGCAGTTATCTTTGATACCAATCGCTTGTGGTGTAGCAAATTGCCTTTAATCCACGAGCTATTCCCCGATGCGAAAGTGATTTGCTGCGTGCGGAATGTTGCTTGGATTATGGATAGTGTCGAACGATTGATTCGGAAAAATGCTTTTGATGTGTCGCGTTTATTTAATAATTCTGGTGAACGTTCTACCGTTTACACGCGCACCGAAGCTTTAAGTCAATCGGGTAGGTTAGTTGGGTTTGCTTATAACGCTCTCAAGGAAGCATTTTACAGTGAATATAGCGAATCTTTACTTTTGGTAGACTACGATATTTTAAGCCAAGCTCCCGATAAAACCTTATCGCTGATTTATCAATTTCTGGGAGAATCACCCTTCGAGCATGACTTTACTAATGTGGAGTACGAAGCTAACGAATTTGACCGTCGGCTGAATACAGAAGGACTGCATCAAGTACGCTCCAAAGTCGAGTTTCAACCACGTGCAACCATTTTACCCCCTGATTTATTTGCTCAATATGAAAGCTTATCTTTCTGGGAAACTCCAACCAGTAGTAGTCTAGCAAATGTGATTGTTGCTCAACCACAGATTCCTCTAGCACCCCAGAGTGATACAGAACTGTTTGACTCTTTAAATGGCTCTAAGTCGAAAAAATCAACTAAACAGAAAAGGTAA
- a CDS encoding hemopexin repeat-containing protein: MVDTSVYSKAYFFKGNQYIRYDIAEDKADAGYPKSIKGNWAGMEAFADGVDAVINWGNGKAYFFKGNQYIRYDIAEDKADTGYPMSIKDNNYWPGLDAFADGVDAVINWGNGKAYFFKGNQYIRYDIAEDKADAGYPMSIKANNYWPGLDAFADGVDAVVNWGNGKAYFFKGNQYIRYDIAEDKADAGYPMSIKDNNYWPGMEAFADGVDAAVEWGNAKQTPPDLPPISNNGTITTQAGKTYKVKITVNIPGNISYNNSFGIFAINDDGSVARAKPGESNYAQTVVTNRIPLSGADQGSYTKGQTFEYDLPGGPTYSVFLIANGTPTSFLEKNPQNQGSVPPLAYFFNTAANPDGKSHVKVISANEYGFEDTYGGGDQDFDDLIVKLETFELKQ; the protein is encoded by the coding sequence ATGGTAGATACATCTGTATACAGTAAAGCCTATTTCTTTAAAGGCAATCAATATATTCGTTACGATATCGCAGAGGATAAAGCTGATGCAGGTTATCCAAAGTCAATTAAAGGTAACTGGGCTGGAATGGAAGCTTTTGCTGATGGTGTAGATGCTGTTATCAACTGGGGCAACGGAAAAGCATATTTCTTTAAAGGCAATCAATATATTCGCTACGATATCGCAGAGGATAAAGCTGATACGGGATATCCAATGTCAATTAAGGATAACAACTACTGGCCTGGATTAGATGCTTTTGCTGATGGTGTAGATGCTGTTATCAACTGGGGCAACGGAAAAGCATATTTCTTTAAAGGCAATCAATATATTCGCTACGATATCGCAGAGGATAAAGCTGATGCGGGTTATCCAATGTCAATTAAGGCTAACAACTATTGGCCTGGGTTGGATGCTTTTGCTGATGGTGTAGATGCTGTTGTCAACTGGGGCAATGGAAAAGCATATTTCTTTAAAGGCAATCAATATATTCGCTACGATATCGCAGAGGATAAAGCTGATGCGGGTTATCCAATGTCAATTAAGGATAACAACTACTGGCCTGGAATGGAAGCTTTTGCTGATGGTGTAGATGCTGCTGTCGAATGGGGCAACGCAAAGCAAACACCACCTGACTTACCACCTATCTCTAATAATGGAACGATCACTACCCAAGCAGGTAAAACCTATAAGGTTAAGATAACAGTCAATATTCCTGGCAATATTAGCTATAACAATAGCTTTGGTATCTTTGCAATCAATGATGATGGAAGTGTTGCCCGAGCCAAACCAGGAGAGTCTAATTACGCTCAAACAGTAGTGACAAATCGGATTCCACTATCAGGTGCTGACCAAGGTTCATATACAAAAGGACAAACTTTTGAGTACGATTTACCGGGTGGGCCAACATATAGTGTTTTTCTGATTGCTAACGGTACTCCGACTTCATTCTTAGAGAAAAACCCGCAAAATCAGGGTTCTGTTCCTCCTTTAGCTTACTTCTTCAATACTGCTGCTAATCCTGATGGCAAATCTCATGTCAAAGTCATATCAGCTAATGAATACGGTTTTGAAGATACTTACGGTGGTGGAGATCAAGATTTTGATGACTTAATTGTGAAGTTAGAAACTTTTGAGCTGAAGCAGTAA
- a CDS encoding DUF1257 domain-containing protein — protein sequence MPYIYFRVFRIPSRCLVQALQDLNLAPQVHETAQPLRGYYGSSQGRSAEIIVSGRTIKARADIGFKWNQESNVYDVIHDAYETDPRLGQDFFSNKLMLAYGQRMVRAKAVELQQQFGDCAIAEETNGAVQTLRLTFAGHQQQQQYTRR from the coding sequence TTGCCCTATATCTATTTCAGGGTATTTCGTATCCCCTCAAGATGTCTGGTACAAGCTTTACAGGATTTGAACCTCGCACCGCAAGTACATGAAACAGCACAACCACTGCGAGGTTATTACGGTAGCTCCCAGGGAAGGAGTGCTGAAATTATCGTATCTGGTCGCACGATTAAAGCCCGTGCAGACATTGGATTCAAGTGGAATCAAGAGAGTAATGTGTATGATGTGATACACGATGCCTACGAGACAGACCCTCGTTTAGGGCAAGACTTCTTTAGTAACAAGTTAATGCTGGCTTATGGACAACGGATGGTTCGTGCCAAGGCTGTCGAGCTTCAGCAGCAATTTGGAGACTGTGCGATCGCTGAAGAAACCAACGGGGCTGTGCAAACCCTACGCCTAACTTTCGCCGGACATCAGCAACAACAGCAATATACAAGGAGATAA
- the cysC gene encoding adenylyl-sulfate kinase, which yields MKQFGAILWLTGLSGAGKTTIAQGIAQELQKRNCLVEVLDGDIIRTHLCAGLGFSKQDRDTNVRRIDFVAELLSRNGVIAIVAAISPYREVREQLKKTSTNFVEVYVDAPLSVCEFRDVKGLYAKAKAGEIKHFTGISDPYEEPLNPEIICQTDKFTVEQCVKQVLDYLERQNLICALELVTK from the coding sequence ATGAAACAATTTGGTGCAATTCTCTGGCTGACAGGATTAAGTGGTGCTGGGAAAACAACGATCGCTCAAGGTATAGCCCAAGAACTTCAAAAGAGAAATTGCTTAGTAGAAGTGCTAGATGGTGATATAATTCGCACCCATCTTTGTGCAGGATTGGGTTTTAGCAAACAAGACCGAGATACAAATGTGCGTCGTATTGACTTTGTTGCAGAACTACTCAGTCGCAATGGCGTAATTGCAATCGTTGCAGCAATCAGCCCCTACCGTGAAGTTCGAGAGCAACTCAAAAAAACTTCTACCAATTTTGTCGAAGTTTATGTAGATGCTCCACTTTCGGTTTGTGAATTCCGTGATGTGAAAGGACTCTACGCTAAAGCCAAAGCAGGGGAAATTAAGCATTTTACTGGCATTTCTGATCCTTATGAAGAACCATTAAATCCAGAGATTATCTGTCAAACTGATAAATTTACCGTTGAGCAATGTGTTAAGCAAGTACTTGATTATTTAGAACGGCAAAACTTAATCTGTGCTTTAGAGCTTGTTACAAAATAA
- a CDS encoding AAA family ATPase, with product MKLSNLLSTLDSQIPIAALDVLSPDEATIIQWLTTEANNKLKSPVFFWNLGVSSLEQCLIASDGGLMFKPVAEYKKPPHADPLLYVFDYIANFSGDGVFILGDIHSFIGKNSPSLSWEIVSKVKNLYHRLKPTGKRIVLLGQNIQLHESLIRLIPYCEVPLPSVEQVKEHINCYLYDLWELASQIDEPFKLNLTNSDQETLSRAALGLTLEEISDFLRLTVKEKLTDDGIVVDADFIPKAVEYKTRLLAQMGIELGKPASVPFGGLDLLREWLQKRRRLFTTEARELHLPQPKGVLLAGVPGTGKSMVAKNIANILNLPLLQLDIASMLGSLVGESEGNVRRALKTASAIAPCIIWMDELEKALSGSGDTSGVSQRILGNILTFMSECTTGVFVVATCNDPSALPPELKRKGRFDEMFFVDLPTEPERVQILGIHLQRFGITVESEYLEAIATNTAKFSGAELETLAAEAALLAFDEGRPQQITLGDLEACRQTITPLAIQDAAAVERMQGWAATARRASSPVEMTAKTQSLRAAKFRNMN from the coding sequence ATGAAACTCTCAAATTTACTCTCCACGCTTGATTCACAAATCCCCATTGCAGCGCTTGATGTACTGTCGCCCGACGAAGCAACGATTATTCAGTGGTTAACTACTGAAGCTAACAACAAGTTAAAAAGTCCAGTGTTCTTTTGGAACCTCGGTGTTTCTAGTTTAGAACAGTGTTTGATTGCGTCGGATGGTGGCTTGATGTTTAAGCCAGTAGCGGAGTATAAGAAACCACCACACGCTGACCCGCTGTTATATGTATTTGATTACATTGCAAATTTTAGTGGTGATGGAGTCTTTATTCTCGGAGATATTCACTCGTTCATTGGTAAGAATTCGCCTTCGTTATCCTGGGAGATTGTCAGTAAGGTAAAAAATCTCTACCATCGCCTCAAGCCAACTGGAAAACGCATTGTGCTGCTGGGGCAAAACATTCAACTACACGAGTCACTCATACGCTTAATTCCTTACTGTGAAGTGCCTCTCCCCAGTGTTGAGCAGGTAAAAGAGCATATTAATTGTTACTTGTACGACCTGTGGGAATTAGCTTCTCAAATTGATGAGCCTTTTAAGTTGAATTTAACCAATTCCGATCAAGAAACCCTTTCTCGCGCAGCTTTAGGACTGACCTTGGAAGAGATTAGTGATTTCTTACGCCTGACGGTAAAAGAAAAGCTGACCGACGATGGCATTGTTGTTGATGCCGACTTCATACCCAAGGCTGTCGAGTACAAAACTCGACTATTGGCTCAGATGGGTATCGAGTTGGGTAAACCTGCCAGCGTACCATTCGGCGGTTTGGATTTACTGCGCGAGTGGTTACAAAAACGGCGGCGGCTGTTCACAACTGAGGCGCGTGAGCTGCATTTGCCGCAACCCAAAGGTGTGCTATTGGCTGGAGTTCCAGGTACAGGTAAGTCAATGGTTGCCAAGAATATTGCTAATATCCTGAATTTACCACTACTCCAGCTAGATATAGCCTCAATGCTAGGTTCTTTAGTTGGTGAATCTGAGGGGAATGTTCGCCGCGCACTCAAAACAGCCTCAGCGATTGCACCTTGCATAATTTGGATGGACGAGCTTGAAAAGGCTCTGTCTGGAAGTGGCGACACCAGCGGCGTTTCACAGCGAATCCTGGGGAACATCCTCACGTTCATGTCTGAATGTACAACTGGTGTGTTCGTTGTGGCCACTTGTAATGACCCATCTGCGCTACCTCCTGAACTCAAGAGAAAAGGACGTTTTGATGAAATGTTCTTTGTTGATTTGCCGACAGAACCGGAACGAGTCCAGATTCTAGGGATTCATCTGCAACGCTTTGGCATCACTGTTGAATCGGAGTATTTGGAGGCGATCGCCACCAATACTGCAAAGTTTTCAGGCGCAGAACTGGAGACGCTTGCTGCTGAAGCTGCACTGTTGGCGTTTGACGAAGGTAGACCACAGCAAATCACACTTGGGGATTTAGAAGCCTGCCGTCAAACCATTACCCCGCTTGCTATTCAGGATGCGGCGGCGGTGGAACGAATGCAGGGTTGGGCGGCTACCGCACGACGGGCAAGTAGTCCTGTTGAAATGACAGCGAAAACTCAATCGTTACGTGCTGCCAAATTCCGGAATATGAACTGA
- a CDS encoding TerB family tellurite resistance protein, whose product MSDIKNIATSWIMNWFFGFNQTPTNEDSLIYMKAVLCCAKGDGVLSPEEKNWAIGFCASWRVADWAIEELKKYEADEPIEEVIARSPQVSIAQRDILLSAIWVCAADKEYHQEEKAKIRKMAAILGVKEDIVEQLEQLQQEESSLRQQRLKLLYPDKSPY is encoded by the coding sequence ATGTCTGACATTAAAAATATTGCTACATCTTGGATAATGAATTGGTTTTTTGGTTTTAACCAAACTCCTACAAACGAAGACAGTCTCATTTATATGAAAGCTGTTTTATGTTGCGCCAAGGGAGATGGAGTTCTTTCACCAGAAGAAAAGAATTGGGCAATTGGATTCTGTGCGTCTTGGAGAGTTGCAGATTGGGCAATCGAGGAACTGAAAAAATATGAAGCAGATGAACCTATAGAAGAAGTAATTGCTCGTTCTCCTCAAGTATCGATAGCACAAAGAGATATACTCTTATCTGCAATTTGGGTTTGTGCTGCCGATAAAGAATATCATCAAGAAGAAAAGGCAAAAATTCGGAAAATGGCTGCTATTTTAGGGGTAAAAGAAGACATAGTAGAACAATTAGAGCAGCTACAACAAGAAGAATCATCTCTGCGGCAACAACGCCTCAAGCTGTTATATCCTGATAAAAGTCCTTACTAA
- the acpP gene encoding acyl carrier protein, giving the protein MSNIEGRVKSLISIQLGIKEEEVTPSASFVEDLGADELDVVELIAALEEEFDVEIPDEESKKVSTVQAAIDYIDSHKA; this is encoded by the coding sequence ATGAGTAATATTGAGGGAAGAGTCAAGTCGCTCATTAGTATCCAACTAGGTATAAAAGAAGAGGAAGTTACCCCAAGTGCTAGTTTTGTTGAAGATTTAGGCGCTGACGAACTGGATGTTGTAGAATTGATAGCGGCATTGGAGGAGGAGTTCGACGTCGAAATTCCTGATGAAGAATCTAAAAAAGTTTCTACAGTACAAGCAGCTATAGATTACATAGATTCTCACAAAGCATAA
- a CDS encoding calcium-binding protein, with product MTLYQVTQTTDNGNGDTVGTLSYAILQANRNAGTDAIELKTNVRITSVMKRLPDSDIVIIGNDKTVSGDANNNGQTDNEDLRPFFIKSGNVKFYDLTITNSTAKGGDSRLGGGGAGMGGGMFIYGGDVSLSNVTFSNNLAQGGSTTEQGLGNGGGGMFGNGGFGGGGGGLFASGSNTNGGYGGSGNYSSNDRFFGKGGDSGGYGFGAAGGNGGFGAGGGNARNGGNGGFGGGGGYGRERGGNGGYGGGGAYGYGRLGEGGYGGGFGAGSGAGMGGAMFIRSGKLTLNGVNLNNNSANSGSQGNGSKGLGGALFIMQRTENSNDNNQGMPTTLPTVVSEGAQPTYSGNSASDDTGASNNNDNVFGTVNTVTDSKAGNDTINGTNNSDILDGGAGNDTINGLGSNDILIGGQGNDNLNGGAGSDILYGGLGSDNLNGGAGNDSLIGGAGSDRFIFNSGQAFTSAGVGLDTVSDFVQGTDKIALSKSTFTGIGSAVGNGFSQNNEFDVVDNLNLVTDLFEGLGAANIIYNRQDRGLYYVDDGLFGGLTNPTKFATLQGNFTPTASDFVITT from the coding sequence ATGACACTGTATCAAGTCACTCAAACCACCGACAACGGAAACGGAGACACGGTAGGCACTCTCAGCTATGCCATTCTCCAAGCCAATCGCAATGCAGGGACTGACGCGATCGAATTGAAAACGAACGTCAGAATTACGAGCGTAATGAAGAGGCTGCCTGATAGTGATATCGTGATCATCGGCAACGACAAGACAGTTAGTGGCGATGCCAACAATAATGGGCAAACTGACAATGAAGATTTGCGTCCGTTCTTCATCAAGTCTGGAAACGTGAAATTCTACGACCTGACTATTACCAACAGCACTGCTAAAGGAGGGGATAGTCGCTTGGGTGGCGGCGGTGCGGGAATGGGAGGAGGGATGTTTATCTACGGTGGGGATGTCTCTTTAAGCAACGTAACTTTTAGCAACAACCTAGCGCAAGGTGGCTCCACCACTGAGCAAGGCCTCGGCAATGGTGGCGGTGGTATGTTCGGCAACGGCGGCTTCGGCGGCGGCGGCGGCGGATTGTTTGCTTCTGGCAGTAATACTAATGGCGGCTATGGTGGTAGTGGTAACTATAGCAGCAACGACAGATTCTTCGGTAAAGGCGGCGATAGTGGCGGCTACGGCTTCGGTGCCGCCGGCGGCAACGGCGGCTTCGGTGCCGGCGGCGGCAACGCACGCAACGGCGGCAACGGCGGCTTTGGTGGCGGCGGTGGCTACGGCAGAGAAAGAGGCGGCAACGGGGGCTACGGCGGCGGCGGTGCCTACGGCTACGGCCGCTTAGGCGAGGGCGGCTATGGCGGCGGCTTTGGTGCCGGCAGCGGCGCAGGGATGGGAGGTGCGATGTTTATCCGTAGTGGCAAGCTCACCCTCAACGGAGTCAATCTGAATAACAATTCAGCAAATAGCGGTAGTCAAGGCAATGGCAGTAAAGGCTTGGGAGGGGCATTGTTCATCATGCAGCGCACTGAAAATTCCAACGATAACAATCAAGGGATGCCTACCACTTTGCCGACTGTTGTCTCTGAGGGGGCGCAGCCAACCTACTCAGGCAATTCCGCCAGCGATGATACAGGAGCCAGCAATAATAACGACAACGTATTTGGCACTGTCAACACCGTGACTGACTCCAAGGCTGGTAATGATACTATCAATGGCACTAACAACAGCGATATTCTAGATGGCGGTGCAGGCAACGACACTATCAATGGACTCGGCAGCAACGACATTTTGATTGGCGGTCAGGGCAACGACAACCTCAACGGTGGTGCTGGTAGTGACATCCTCTACGGTGGGCTTGGCAGTGATAATCTCAATGGTGGGGCGGGAAATGACTCCCTGATTGGCGGTGCTGGGAGCGATCGCTTTATTTTCAACTCTGGACAAGCGTTTACTTCTGCGGGTGTGGGACTAGATACTGTCAGCGATTTTGTGCAAGGTACGGATAAGATTGCTTTGTCCAAATCCACTTTTACTGGCATTGGTAGTGCAGTGGGCAATGGATTCAGTCAAAATAATGAGTTTGATGTTGTTGATAATCTCAATCTCGTGACCGATCTTTTTGAGGGATTGGGAGCCGCCAATATCATATACAATCGCCAAGATCGAGGCTTGTACTACGTCGATGACGGTCTTTTTGGTGGTCTAACAAACCCGACCAAATTTGCTACGCTTCAAGGCAACTTCACACCGACTGCCAGCGATTTTGTGATTACCACCTAG
- a CDS encoding DUF2997 domain-containing protein encodes MERSILIHFDSVTGEVRVEAEGFDGVSCLSATQPFESALGVVDEGDRIYKDEAQTQQLRATNSSQTRLRQ; translated from the coding sequence ATGGAACGTTCAATATTGATTCATTTTGATTCAGTGACAGGTGAAGTTCGTGTGGAGGCTGAGGGATTTGACGGAGTGAGTTGTTTATCAGCTACGCAACCGTTTGAATCCGCACTTGGAGTTGTGGACGAAGGCGATCGCATTTATAAAGACGAAGCCCAAACCCAACAACTTCGGGCTACGAACAGCAGCCAAACCAGACTTAGACAGTAA
- a CDS encoding carotenoid oxygenase family protein — MQNITIFKVTGRIYEAESGLGIPNLIVEAFDKDIVSKDKLGQVKTNSTGTFEINYTEADFKGKFDKFEGNADLFLIVKTADSSKILFSTEKDIRSDATTHEHFDIPIPHVEIVHKPSKNAKELLKILIGIAWIDGVLEAEEEEFLQRVAQQKGLTEDSEIKSLLSTNQPVKPEECYSWLQSYLGSYPDEKSFQELYEALNSLMYTDGVLDAKEKELIQTLVITTAAPSGTRSSNLHRRFMSALMDSKFLANVLQMERSSIVNKGPSVTGYYARVPYQILSRLSTTTRVNILAKDIADFYLTDNFAPVKEEITADNLSVIGELPQELNGIFLRNGPNPQFEPIGLHHWLDGDGMLHGVNISNGKASYRNRYIRTEGFEIEQKQGKAIWPGFLNLPRFDAPYGLIMKNTANTSTIWHAGKLLALWEAGAPYEIRLPDLETVGVHTFDGKLASTFTAHPKVDAQTGEMIVIGFAPITPPYLEYSVVSADGKMLRTVPIDLPAPVMMHDFAITEHYTIFLDMPLVFSPMRIMQDQLPIKFEKQNPSRIGIVPRHGDNRTIRWFNISTCMLYHVANAWEEGNEVVLISTRTPDTYFFIPQKDNGEGGDTEFEHFRLYLYRLDLATGVVKEELLNNNNIATEFPRINDDLTGRKTRYVYASRQATYMRPRLLLDGLLKYDLKTGSTQVHEFGRGRFGGDSAFAPRPGATAEDDGWLLTMIWDAVAKQSELLIIDAQNFTSEPMARVIMPGRVPYGFHASWISSVAM, encoded by the coding sequence ATGCAAAATATAACAATTTTTAAAGTTACTGGACGAATTTACGAAGCTGAAAGCGGTTTAGGAATCCCTAATTTAATAGTTGAAGCATTTGATAAGGATATTGTCAGTAAAGATAAATTAGGACAAGTTAAAACCAATAGTACTGGCACTTTTGAAATTAACTATACCGAAGCTGATTTTAAAGGCAAATTTGATAAATTTGAGGGTAATGCCGATTTATTTCTTATTGTTAAAACAGCAGACAGTTCAAAAATATTGTTTTCTACAGAGAAAGATATTCGCTCTGATGCTACTACACATGAGCATTTCGACATACCAATTCCTCATGTTGAAATAGTACATAAACCATCAAAAAATGCTAAAGAATTATTAAAAATTCTCATTGGTATTGCTTGGATTGATGGAGTATTAGAAGCTGAAGAAGAAGAATTTTTGCAGCGAGTTGCACAACAAAAAGGATTGACTGAAGATTCAGAAATTAAATCTTTATTATCGACAAATCAACCTGTCAAACCAGAAGAATGTTATAGCTGGCTTCAGTCTTATTTGGGAAGTTATCCTGATGAAAAAAGTTTTCAGGAGTTATACGAAGCTCTCAACTCGTTGATGTATACCGATGGTGTATTAGATGCAAAAGAAAAGGAACTCATACAAACCCTTGTGATCACCACAGCAGCCCCATCTGGTACTCGCTCTAGTAATTTGCATCGGCGATTCATGAGCGCTTTGATGGATAGCAAATTCCTAGCTAATGTTTTACAGATGGAGCGATCATCAATAGTCAATAAAGGGCCTTCGGTTACTGGCTACTACGCTCGTGTACCTTACCAAATTTTGAGCCGCCTCAGCACTACTACTAGAGTTAATATTCTGGCAAAAGACATAGCAGATTTTTATTTGACTGACAATTTTGCCCCTGTCAAAGAAGAAATAACTGCCGATAACCTAAGCGTCATTGGTGAACTACCCCAAGAACTGAATGGTATATTTCTCCGCAACGGCCCTAATCCCCAATTCGAGCCTATCGGACTACATCACTGGTTAGATGGAGATGGAATGCTTCATGGAGTAAATATCAGCAACGGCAAAGCCAGCTACCGCAATCGCTACATTCGCACAGAGGGGTTTGAAATTGAGCAAAAACAAGGTAAAGCAATTTGGCCTGGTTTTCTGAATCTGCCTCGATTTGATGCCCCTTATGGTTTGATAATGAAGAATACTGCTAACACTTCGACTATATGGCACGCAGGTAAACTGCTGGCATTGTGGGAAGCTGGCGCACCTTATGAAATTCGTCTTCCTGATTTAGAAACAGTTGGGGTACATACCTTTGACGGTAAGCTTGCTTCTACCTTTACAGCTCACCCAAAAGTCGATGCTCAAACGGGTGAAATGATTGTAATCGGCTTTGCACCTATTACTCCTCCTTACCTGGAATACAGCGTTGTTTCCGCAGATGGCAAAATGTTGCGAACCGTACCTATTGATCTACCTGCGCCAGTGATGATGCACGATTTTGCCATCACTGAACATTACACCATTTTTTTGGATATGCCGCTTGTCTTTAGTCCTATGCGGATTATGCAGGATCAGTTGCCCATTAAATTTGAAAAGCAAAACCCCAGCCGCATCGGCATTGTACCCCGCCACGGTGATAACCGAACTATTCGCTGGTTCAATATCTCGACTTGTATGCTCTACCATGTTGCTAACGCTTGGGAGGAAGGCAACGAAGTTGTACTTATCTCCACCAGGACACCCGATACGTATTTCTTTATTCCTCAGAAAGACAATGGTGAGGGGGGAGATACTGAATTTGAACACTTCCGCCTATATCTATACCGGCTCGATTTGGCAACGGGTGTTGTGAAAGAAGAATTGCTAAATAACAATAATATCGCCACGGAATTTCCTCGGATTAACGATGACCTGACTGGGCGAAAGACACGTTACGTCTACGCATCTCGACAAGCTACTTACATGAGACCTAGACTTTTGTTAGATGGTCTGCTCAAGTATGACTTGAAGACTGGTAGCACTCAAGTACATGAATTTGGTCGAGGGCGCTTTGGTGGTGATAGCGCGTTTGCGCCTCGTCCAGGTGCAACTGCTGAAGACGATGGTTGGTTGCTAACGATGATCTGGGATGCAGTAGCCAAGCAGTCTGAATTACTGATTATTGATGCCCAAAACTTCACATCTGAACCGATGGCGCGGGTAATTATGCCTGGGCGCGTTCCTTACGGTTTCCATGCTTCTTGGATTTCTTCTGTTGCAATGTAA